From one Marinobacter sp. LV10MA510-1 genomic stretch:
- a CDS encoding DEAD/DEAH box helicase, protein MTILIDQPTLLEVFGTATLQRGRRYFNEERVLYLNSSLEGASIRKLDAQVEGSGQTYQTLVTIDPHSPWALRSLCTCPVGNLCKHAVAVLLEANRRQEQEATDRPSGTNDLALTHWLNALQARSKPQAKPSNERLVYTLEESRFGHDLSVSVSKARIRKNGQFSQISLTTSWTNATLDYNRPKYIQDADVPALCWLKATPTAHRLVQVLEGSIGAHFLEAAVATGRLYWTHKRDQPLSAGEPVETEFIWQQGPDDRWSLLLKEHPEEYRVVATEPPWYIDTRNHKIGRLNLPSSGGALDLLLATPSLSSEDISRHVLHLKPVLEQFNIGLPEGIREPRSIQADPTPILQLYSLPRPDGLPPQMAAKLLFSYDGVILGLGETMAVVQLEQDGETLLVERNPRREFEHRNRIVGLVPLAQMAEGLMTLPPAIRNDLTFPAHEDWLDFLAWTLPALEADGWVIEMDESFQVPVVEADEWYGASSATGEDGWFDLELGIVQDGHQINLIPLLMQCLELLRPDFGTDSTGELQLPENLWLHDEETLIRVPSERVRPMLETLFELYRDKDPSEPFRLPRIEAARLIGQSEADWRGGEQLQDLGRKLADFTGLDTVPAPEGLQADLRHYQQEGLNWLQFLRDAGLGGVLADDMGLGKTLQTLAHLQVEKQAGRLIKPAIVICPTSVIPNWKAEAAKFTPGLMVTVLYGPKRKKQFQELDTTDLIITSYPLLARDGEMHDKTAYSTAVFDEAQNLKNPKAAVSKAARALKAEHKIALTGTPMENHLGELWSLFDLVLPGYLGDHQEFREFFRNPIEKDGNPERHTALCRRIRPFLLRRTKEQVTPELPEKTEMVRMIELNRGQRDLYETIRASMDKKIRDLMADKGIARSQIEILEALLKLRQICCHPALLKRQASDSELASAKLDLLLDMVTELLEEGRKIIIFSQFTSMLGIIEKAFQERGLIYAKLTGQTKNRAAPVEQFQSGAAPLFLISLKAGGVGLNLVAADCVIHYDPWWNPAVERQATDRAWRIGQDKPVFVYRLICEGTVEERIQTLQERKARLADSLYGTTETFSAALTADDVKALFQPLK, encoded by the coding sequence ATGACCATACTGATTGACCAACCAACCCTGCTCGAGGTTTTCGGAACCGCTACCCTGCAAAGGGGCAGACGCTACTTCAACGAGGAGCGGGTTCTTTACCTGAACAGCTCCCTGGAGGGGGCCAGCATCCGCAAACTGGATGCCCAGGTGGAAGGCAGCGGTCAGACCTACCAGACCCTGGTCACCATTGACCCCCACAGCCCATGGGCTCTGCGTTCCTTGTGCACTTGTCCGGTCGGGAATTTGTGCAAACATGCGGTGGCCGTGTTACTGGAGGCCAACCGTCGCCAGGAACAGGAGGCAACCGACCGCCCGTCCGGAACAAACGATCTCGCCCTGACCCACTGGCTCAATGCTCTGCAGGCTCGCTCCAAACCACAGGCGAAGCCCTCCAACGAGCGACTCGTCTACACACTGGAAGAATCGAGATTCGGGCATGATTTGTCCGTCTCGGTCAGTAAGGCCCGCATCCGTAAAAACGGCCAGTTCAGCCAGATCTCACTGACCACCTCCTGGACCAACGCCACCCTCGACTACAACCGCCCCAAATACATCCAGGATGCTGACGTTCCTGCCTTGTGCTGGTTAAAGGCCACTCCCACTGCGCACCGGCTTGTCCAGGTGCTGGAAGGTTCTATCGGAGCCCACTTCCTAGAAGCGGCGGTGGCCACGGGCCGCCTCTACTGGACCCACAAGAGAGACCAGCCACTGAGCGCCGGCGAGCCAGTGGAGACGGAGTTTATCTGGCAGCAGGGTCCAGACGACCGCTGGAGCCTCCTTCTTAAGGAACATCCGGAGGAATACCGGGTTGTCGCCACGGAACCCCCCTGGTACATCGACACCCGGAATCACAAAATCGGTCGCCTGAACCTGCCCTCTTCCGGGGGGGCCCTGGACTTATTGTTGGCGACGCCGTCCCTGAGCTCCGAAGATATCAGCCGCCATGTTCTGCACCTGAAACCCGTGCTGGAGCAATTCAACATCGGCCTGCCGGAGGGCATCCGGGAACCCCGCAGCATTCAGGCCGACCCGACACCCATTCTCCAGCTCTATTCCTTGCCCCGGCCTGACGGCCTGCCGCCACAGATGGCTGCCAAACTGCTGTTCAGCTACGACGGAGTGATTCTGGGTCTGGGCGAGACCATGGCCGTTGTCCAGCTGGAACAGGACGGCGAAACCCTGCTGGTTGAACGCAACCCGCGCAGGGAGTTCGAACACCGGAACCGGATTGTCGGCCTGGTTCCCCTGGCGCAAATGGCCGAGGGGCTGATGACCCTGCCCCCGGCTATCCGGAACGATCTGACCTTTCCCGCCCATGAAGACTGGCTGGACTTTCTAGCCTGGACGCTACCGGCTCTGGAGGCCGACGGCTGGGTCATTGAAATGGACGAGTCCTTCCAGGTGCCGGTGGTGGAAGCCGACGAATGGTACGGCGCCTCCAGTGCCACCGGGGAAGACGGTTGGTTCGACCTGGAGCTGGGCATTGTGCAGGACGGCCACCAGATCAACCTGATCCCCCTGCTGATGCAATGCCTGGAATTACTGCGCCCCGACTTCGGCACAGACTCCACCGGCGAGCTCCAGCTACCGGAAAACCTCTGGCTGCACGACGAAGAAACCCTGATCCGGGTGCCTTCGGAACGGGTCAGGCCCATGCTGGAGACCTTGTTCGAACTCTACCGGGACAAAGACCCGTCCGAGCCTTTCCGTCTGCCCAGAATTGAAGCCGCCCGGCTGATCGGCCAGTCCGAGGCCGACTGGCGTGGTGGCGAACAACTGCAGGACCTGGGCCGCAAGCTGGCAGACTTCACCGGACTGGACACAGTGCCCGCCCCCGAAGGCCTGCAGGCGGATCTTCGCCACTATCAGCAGGAGGGCCTGAACTGGCTGCAATTTCTTCGCGACGCTGGCCTGGGCGGCGTGCTGGCCGACGACATGGGCCTGGGCAAAACCCTGCAAACCCTCGCCCACCTCCAGGTTGAGAAACAGGCAGGTCGCCTTATCAAGCCTGCCATTGTGATCTGTCCCACCAGCGTGATACCGAACTGGAAGGCGGAAGCCGCCAAGTTTACTCCGGGCCTGATGGTAACGGTGCTTTACGGCCCCAAGCGCAAAAAACAGTTCCAGGAACTGGACACCACCGACCTGATAATCACCAGCTATCCGCTGCTGGCCCGGGATGGAGAGATGCACGACAAAACCGCCTACTCCACCGCGGTTTTCGACGAAGCGCAGAACCTGAAAAACCCCAAGGCGGCTGTTTCCAAAGCCGCCAGAGCTCTGAAAGCAGAACACAAGATCGCCCTCACCGGCACCCCCATGGAAAACCACCTGGGAGAGCTCTGGTCCCTGTTCGACCTGGTGCTGCCCGGCTATCTGGGTGATCACCAGGAATTCCGCGAGTTCTTTCGCAACCCCATCGAGAAAGACGGCAACCCCGAGCGCCACACTGCCCTCTGCCGTCGCATACGGCCCTTCCTGCTGCGCCGCACCAAGGAACAGGTAACCCCGGAGCTACCGGAGAAAACCGAGATGGTGCGCATGATTGAACTCAACCGGGGCCAGCGCGACCTGTACGAAACCATCCGCGCCAGCATGGACAAAAAGATCCGCGACCTGATGGCCGACAAGGGCATCGCCCGCAGCCAGATCGAAATTCTGGAAGCCCTGTTGAAACTGCGCCAGATCTGCTGTCACCCCGCCCTGCTCAAACGCCAGGCCAGCGACAGCGAACTGGCCTCTGCCAAGCTGGACCTTCTGCTGGACATGGTCACCGAGCTGCTGGAAGAAGGCCGCAAGATCATCATCTTCTCCCAGTTCACCTCCATGCTGGGCATTATCGAAAAAGCCTTTCAGGAGCGCGGGCTGATATACGCCAAACTCACCGGCCAGACCAAAAACCGCGCAGCCCCGGTAGAACAGTTCCAAAGCGGCGCAGCGCCCTTGTTCCTGATCAGCCTGAAAGCCGGCGGCGTAGGCCTCAACCTGGTCGCCGCCGACTGCGTGATTCACTACGACCCTTGGTGGAACCCCGCCGTCGAACGCCAGGCCACAGACCGCGCCTGGCGCATCGGCCAGGACAAGCCCGTCTTCGTCTACCGGCTGATATGCGAGGGCACCGTCGAGGAACGCATACAAACCCTGCAAGAGAGAAAAGCCCGGCTCGCCGACAGCCTGTACGGCACCACAGAAACCTTCTCCGCCGCGCTGACAGCGGACGATGTGAAGGCGTTGTTTCAACCATTGAAGTAG
- a CDS encoding pentapeptide repeat-containing protein: protein MLPNTGPTTSDPAALDVDWEGCQLNNAYLNGANLVTANLSGALWINGMQCAKVPIGECK from the coding sequence ATGTTGCCGAACACCGGTCCAACCACTTCAGACCCAGCCGCACTGGACGTTGATTGGGAGGGGTGCCAACTGAACAACGCATATCTGAACGGCGCGAACCTGGTGACCGCGAACCTGAGCGGTGCACTCTGGATTAATGGCATGCAATGCGCCAAGGTGCCCATCGGTGAATGCAAGTAG
- a CDS encoding glutathione S-transferase, whose translation MSSSLHRLYSFRRCPYAMRARLGLLFADLQVELREIILKNKPDQMLAISPKGTVPVLQLFDGTVVEESREIMVWALRQQDPQGLLDATVLHQANALIERNDNEFKHWLDRYKYADRYLEMTQSEYRQQGEAFLQVLEELLTKNVYLLGDNTTIADIGIVPFVRQFAHVDRDFFYNLPYPNVHLWLQHWLEHSFFLQAMTKFRPWQEGDDVVVFPS comes from the coding sequence ATGAGTTCCTCACTTCATCGCCTGTACTCTTTTCGTCGCTGTCCCTATGCTATGCGGGCCCGTCTCGGCCTCTTGTTTGCTGATTTGCAGGTGGAGCTTCGGGAGATAATATTGAAAAACAAACCGGACCAGATGCTGGCGATTAGCCCGAAAGGCACCGTGCCTGTTTTACAGCTTTTTGATGGTACCGTGGTTGAAGAGAGCCGGGAAATAATGGTGTGGGCGCTTCGGCAGCAAGATCCACAAGGGCTGTTGGATGCAACGGTTTTGCATCAGGCCAATGCTCTGATTGAGCGAAACGACAATGAATTTAAACATTGGTTGGATCGCTATAAATACGCCGACCGATATCTCGAGATGACCCAGTCAGAGTATCGGCAACAGGGCGAGGCCTTTTTACAGGTTTTAGAGGAGTTGCTGACTAAAAACGTTTACCTACTGGGGGATAACACGACCATCGCCGATATTGGTATCGTGCCTTTTGTCCGTCAATTCGCCCATGTGGATCGCGATTTTTTTTACAACCTACCTTACCCGAACGTGCATCTGTGGTTACAACACTGGCTGGAGCACTCATTCTTTCTGCAAGCCATGACCAAGTTTCGGCCATGGCAAGAGGGAGATGACGTTGTGGTTTTTCCTTCTTAA
- a CDS encoding type II toxin-antitoxin system VapC family toxin, producing the protein MNVVDSSAWLSYFASDSNATVFAEPIEKLSELLVPSITITEVFKNVLRQRGEEAALIVTAHMNQGKVIPLDSELAMNAAKVGVLHKLPLADSIIFATAQKYSAVIWTQDNDFEGLVNVRYISKKNI; encoded by the coding sequence ATGAATGTTGTTGATTCGTCAGCCTGGCTGTCGTATTTCGCCAGTGACAGCAATGCCACGGTATTTGCTGAGCCAATCGAAAAGTTATCGGAGTTGCTGGTGCCGAGCATCACGATTACGGAAGTTTTTAAGAACGTGCTGCGTCAACGCGGAGAAGAGGCGGCCTTGATTGTCACGGCCCATATGAACCAAGGCAAAGTAATCCCGCTGGATTCAGAGTTGGCGATGAATGCCGCCAAGGTTGGTGTTCTTCATAAACTTCCACTAGCTGACAGCATTATCTTTGCCACTGCTCAAAAGTACTCCGCTGTTATCTGGACTCAAGATAATGACTTCGAGGGCTTGGTGAATGTCAGATACATTTCCAAGAAAAACATATAA
- a CDS encoding AbrB/MazE/SpoVT family DNA-binding domain-containing protein: protein MTEVTVSPKYQIVIPKEIRESMGIVSGQKVQIISYQGRIEVIPLKSMKEMRGFLKGIDTSVVREEDRV, encoded by the coding sequence ATGACGGAAGTAACTGTTTCTCCAAAGTATCAGATTGTAATTCCTAAAGAAATTCGAGAATCCATGGGCATAGTCTCTGGGCAAAAGGTCCAAATTATCTCGTATCAAGGACGAATCGAGGTGATCCCGCTAAAATCTATGAAGGAGATGAGGGGCTTCCTCAAGGGGATCGATACCTCAGTAGTCAGGGAAGAAGACAGGGTATGA